In Archocentrus centrarchus isolate MPI-CPG fArcCen1 chromosome 1, fArcCen1, whole genome shotgun sequence, the following proteins share a genomic window:
- the ntan1 gene encoding protein N-terminal asparagine amidohydrolase — MPLFIQNKPVDRIRSTAELFDKNPQLQENARTFRSKPRVDVDPKCLLYVQQREFAATTPADNYVSVIGSDDATTCHLVVLRHTGSGAVCLAHCDGSNTWSEVPLLVKTVTSLSDACKEGRLELHLVGGFNDDSKTSHKLSLNILAAFQVHKEDIHLETCCVTEMNDVVVNGTHRPVVYGIGVNIKMGDVFPASFPHKGPAEELRSARTFTGGEMTGIYDSSRGLVKIGPCKWSENLDLAFWLSQNDDTILKYLSTSPRAEPPHFVQHMKSTIQFLLDHPNSESLFPGGQPQLYHRTEMGDWERVVQ, encoded by the exons ATGCCTTTGTTCATTCAAAATAAACCGGTTGACCGCATAAGATCGACAGCGGAATTGTTCGACAAAAATCCACAATTACAG GAAAATGCGAGAACATTTCGCTCTAAGCCGCGTGTTGATGTCGATCCAAAGTGCCTCCTTTATGTCCAACAGAGGGAGTTTGCTGCAACAACACCAGCAGACA ATTATGTTTCAGTCATTGGATCCGATGATGCCACCACCTGCCATTTGGTCGTGCTGCGGCACACTG GAAGTGGAGCTGTTTGCCTCGCTCACTGCGACGGTTCCAACACTTGGTCTGAAGTGCCACTCCTCGTGAAAACGGTCACGTCACTGAGTGATGCCTGTAAGGAGGGCAG ACTTGAGCTCCATCTTGTCGGGGGATTTAACGACGACTCAAAAACATCCCATAAACTCAGCCTTAATATACTGG CAGCGTTCCAGGTACACAAGGAAGATATTCATCTGGAAACATGCTGTGTCACAG AAATGAATGACGTGGTTGTTAATGGAACTCACAGACCTGTAGTGTATGGAATTG GCGTAAACATTAAAATGGGGGATGTGTTCCCTGCCTCGTTCCCTCATAAAGGGCCTGCGGAGGAGCTGAGGTCAGCACGGACCTTCACTGGAGGAGAG ATGACTGGCATATATGACTCAAGTCGGGGACTTGTTAAAATTGGCCCATGCAAATGGTCTGAGAATCTAGATCTTGCCTTTTGGTTGTCACAGAATGACGACACAATTTTAAAG TACCTGTCCACCTCTCCAAGGGCTGAGCCGCCACACTTTGTCCAGCACATGAAGTCCACCATTCAGTTCCTTTTAGACCACCCGAACTCTGAAAGCCTGTTCCCAGGGGGTCAACCGCAGCTCTACCACAGAACGGAGATGGGGGACTGGGAGAGGGTTGTCCAGTAA